The genomic DNA TTTTATATTTTGCAGGAGCTGAGGGAATCTCACTACTCACCTCTTCGGGTTGCGCTCCTAGGAACCATCAGGTTCCTAGGAAAACCTCCACAGCAAGTAGGGGAAAACTTTCCCCTACCACCCCTTAGTTCGCCTCCTACTTTTGATGCAAAATATAAAACACCCTTTTCAGGGTGTTTTATATTTTGCAGGAGCTGAGGGAATCGAACCCCCGACCATGGTTTTGGAGACCATTGTTATACCACTTAACTAAGCTCCCATTTAAAAGTTTATTTATAAATAAACTTTTAAAAAATATCCCAACAATAAATTGGGATAATTTTTAACCCAACAAGATTGAGTTTTATTTTGTTTCTTTGTGTAGTGTGTGCACCTTACAAAATTTACAGTGTTTTTTGATTTCCAAGCGCTCTTTCAAAGTCTTTTTATTTTTTCTACTGTAGTAATTTATTCTTTTACACTCCTTACATTCCATTTTTATCATGTTGTCTTGTGACATACCGTTTTCTTTATATTAATCTTGAGCCGACAACCAGAGTTGAACTGGTGACCTCATCCTTACCATGGATGCGCTCTACCAACTGAGCTATGTCGGCATGCGCAGAAGGTCTGTATCGACCTCTATACTATAAAGCAAAATAACCTTTGTGTCAATAGATATGCTATTTTAAAAAAATTAAAGACATAATCAACTTTATAAAAAAAGAATTCTATACTATAATTAAAAATATGATTGAAATAATAAGAAAACTAAAAAAACCAAAATACAAACCTTTTAACAAAATTCAAATTATTAAGAAGAATATTCTTGATAATTTTGAGTACCTACAAAGCTTGTCTAAAAGTGCTCGGATTATTCCGGTTCTAAAAAGTAATGCTTATGGACACGGACTAAAAGAAATGTGTAAGATATTAGACTACACAAAAGCTAAAATAATTGCAGTTGATTCTTTTCCAGAAGCTCAAATAGTCTATAAATTTTCAAAGAAAAAGGTATTAATAATAGGAGAAACGCCAATTGATGTATATAAATATTGTAATTTTAAGAGAACAGAGTTTTGTGTTTACAATTTAAAAACTTTTAAACATTTAACCAGTCTAAACAAAAAAATAAAAATTCATCTTTTTTTAAATTCTGGAATGAATCGTGAAGGAATACAAAACTTAGAGTTATTTTTGGAAAACATTGAACAAGATTTTAAAAAGGTAGAAATAACAGGAATTTGCTCACACCTTGCTTCTGCAGACGAAGAATCGAAATTAAACAAAAATCAAGAAAATAAATTTATAAAAAATATAGAATTATTAAAATCCAAAGGAATTAATCCAAAATATATTCATCTTGGAAATTCTGCAGGAACTTTTATATTAAAAAATAAACTATTCACAGCTTTTAGAGTTGGAATTTCTATGTACGGTTATAATGTCTTTTCACAAAAACACAAAGAGTTTGAAAAAGGAGAAAAACTAAAACCAGCACTACGGCTTACATCCAAAATAACTTCTATTCAAAAAATTGAAAAAGGAGCGGGTGTTTCTTATAATGAAAAATTTGAAGCTAAAAAAAATACAACAATAGCCGTAATTCCTTTTGGATATTACGAAGGATTGGACAGGCGACTTTCCAATAAAGCAGGGTTTTTAATAAAATCTTCTGACGGCAATTTTTATGCCAAAATTGCTGGACAAGTTTGTATGAATTTAACTTCACTTGATTGTGGAAATAATAATGTAAAAATAGGAGATGAGGTGGAAATAATATCACCAAACAAAAATGCAAAAAATTCTATTCAAAATTTAGCAAAACAAATGGATACAATTCCGTATGAAGTCTTAGTAAAACTTCATGGGAATATAAGACGAGAAATTATATAAATTAAAAATACACCTTTTAAAGGTGTATTTTTAATTTGTGGGCCGGGAGGGATTCGAACCCCCGAAGGCTGAGCCAACAGATTTACAGTCTGCTCCGTTTGACCGCTCCGGAACCGACCCATATTCAGAAATAAAAATTAAGTAAATTTGAAATACTTATTTCTTAGAACTTGCATTTTGCAAATTTTCTGGAGCCATCTGTGGGGATCGAACCCACGACCTACGGTTTACAAAACCGTTGCTCTACCAGCTGAGCTAAGATGGCGTATGAATTTTCTGCACTACCTCCCGACATAGTCGGGAAAGACGGTACATATTATTATGTACTTATAAAAACAATTTAAAGAATAAACAATAAAGCTAATTTTAAATGTAAATTAGATAAAAGTCAAATAAATTTATCTCAACTCACTTATTTGACTTTTAAAAGAAGTAAGTTTAGAATTTTCTGGATTTGCAAGCCGAAGCTTATCATACGCAGTTTTTGCTTCTTTTTTGTCTCCCACCATTATACTAGTTTCTACCAATTTGTCAAGGTATTTTGGATTTTTAGCCTCCAAAAATACTGCATGCTTTATAGCTTCTAATGCTGATGCGCTTTGGTCTATCCTTACAAGCAGATCTGCAAGCTTTGCAAATCTAGACGCAAGAGCATCATTTATTAAAACCGCCTTTTGTAAATTTTCAACAGCCTCTTCCAACTCATTCATTTCTTCATTTACCTGAGCCAATTTCATCCAAGCCAAATCATTTTGTGGATCCAATTGAAGTAAAAACTTGTATGTCTCTTCTGCTTCTTTAAATTGCTTCTGTTTTAAATATACTTCGCCCAAACCAGCAAAAGCATCTTTATTGTTAGACTCCAAAGATATGACAAAAATAAATTTTTGTTCTGCCATATCGTATGAACCAGCGGAAATCAAATCTTTTGCTTCTTGTAATATTTTTTTTACATCTTCTTTTTTTTGTTTCTTTTTTTCTGGTGTTTCTGGTTTTTTTATTTTTACCTTCTGCTCATCTACAATTCTTTCCACTTCCCCAACATACTTTCTAAACTTAAACTGGATATTTTTCATTTTTTTAGTAAAAAAATCCTTACCATTTGATTTAGCTTTTTTATTTTTTTCAATCTTTTCACGAACACGCCTTCTGAGAAATTCATTTTTCTTTCTCTCTTCTTGTACTTTTGGCAATCTACCAACATCCAAAAGGCTTAGTTGTGGAAATTTTCTAATCACAATAACAATAATAACTGCAAGTGATAACAATACCAACAAAAAAGGAATTAAATTTAACATAAATTTGTTATAAATTTTCTACTATTTTTAAAATAGCAGAAAAACTCTCTATTTTTGTAGAAGCACTACCAACCAAAACACCAGAAATAGAGTCAATTGATAGGTATGATAACACATTTTGTGCGTCTACACTACCACCATAAAGAATTTCAACATCTTTATTTGAAAAATATTTTTTATACTCTTCTTTTATCCACAAGTGTACTTCTTTAGCTTCTAAAGGCTCACAAGCCTCTCCTGTTCCAATAGCCCATATAGGCTCATATGCAACCATTATCTTTGTGTTACTTTTATCTAATCCCTCCAAAGCAGACCTTAACTGCTCCATTAATATTTCATTTCTTTTACCAGAGTCTTTCTCTTCTTTAGTTTCACCAATACAAAGCACAGGAATTATTCCACCACCCAAACAAGCTTCCACCTTTCTCCTTACGTCTTCATTGGTCTCTCCAAAAACTTCTCTACGCTCAGAATGCCCAACCAAAGCAAAATCACAACCAATCTCTTTGAACATATGAACTGAGGTTGCACCAGAATATGCTCCACTATTCTCCCAATCTACATTTTGTGTTCCAAAATAAATTCCACCTCCTTTTAATTTTTCTGAAACTTCGCACAGCGTTATTTGATTTGGAAACACAGACACACCAACTTTTGAATTATCAAATTCCAAATTTGAAATATCTTCAGCAAAAGCCAGAGATTGTTTTAAGTCTAGATACATTTTCCAATTTGCAAAAAAATACTTCATAAAAATATAATTAAAAGATAATTTCTTTTTTATTTATTTTTCCTATTACAGCCAACCTCATTTTACTTGGCTTAAATATTTTATTTGCTACTCTCTTAACATCACTCAAACTTACACCTCTTATTTCTTCTACTACCTGATCTGGGGTTTTTATCTCATCCATAAACATAATCTGATGTGCAAACCAGCTTGCCACAGCACTAGAATCTTCCATTGACAAAGACATTGAACCTTTAAACCTAGTCTTAACATCTTTCAACTCCCTAACTGAAACACCTTTTGTCTTTATATTTTCCAGTTCTTTTTCAACAATTTTAATTGTTTTATTTATATTTTTTGAATCCAAACCAACCCTTACAAAAGAATAACCTGTATCTTTGAATTTTTCCTGCCCACTTCTTACCATATATGCCAAACCTCTTCTTTCTCGAATTTGCATAAACAGACGAGAGCTCATAGAACCCCCCAAAATAGAATTTAAAACAGACAAAGTTTTACCATCTTTGTCTTGGCGACTAAAAGCAGGAAAACCCAACATAATTTGAGCCTGACTTGTGTCTTTTTCTTGCACAACAAGTCTATCTACTTTTTTTGTAGAACCAAACACACCTAATTCCATTTTAACTTTTCGTATTTTATTATTTTGTCTAACTTCAAAGTATTCACTTATATATTTTTTTATATTATCATCCAAATTTCCAGCAACAACAATAGTCATATTTTTTGGTTGATAGAATTTATCTTTAAATTTCAAAACATCATCTCGCTTGAAAGATAAAACATTTTCTACAGTTCCCGCAATATCCCTACCCAAAGCATTTTTATACAACACATTTTCAAAAACAGTATCAATATTCATCATTGGGTTATCGTTGTACATTTTTATCTCCTCTACTATCACTTTTTTTTCTCTCTCCATTTCTCGTGCCAAAAACAAAGAATCAAAAAGCATATCAGAAAGAATATCCAAAGATTTTTGAATATATGAAGAATCAGATTTTATATAATAACCTGTGTATTCTTTGCTTGTAAATGCATTGTATTCAGCTCCAAGCCTGTCTATTTCACGGGTTAAAATAAGTGTATTTTTCCTCTTTTTTGTTCCTTTAAACATCAAATGCTCGATGAAATGTGATGCTCCACTTAATTTTTCTGATTCATCTCTAGAACCCACTGCATACATTACCAAAACTGTCACAGATTTTGTGTGCTCAAGAGGCACATAACAAACCTTTACACCATTTTTTAATTTTTGAAATTCGTACATATTTATTTATTCAAATTATCTTTTAAGTAATCTTCCAATTCTTCAATTTTAACGATGTCTTGTTTCATTGTATCTCTATCACGAACGGTTAAAGTTCCTTTTTCTACAGTATCAAAATCTACAGTAATACAATATGGAGTCCCTATCTCGTCTTGCCTTCTATATCTTTTTCCAATACTTCCTGTCTCATCATACTCAACTCTATAATTTTTCAACAATTTTTCAAAGACCTCTTTTGCTTTTCCTCCAAGCGGTTCCTTTTTCATAAGTGGTAAAACTGCAATCTCGTACGGCGCGATCTGTTTTGCAAATTTCATTACCACGCGAGTTTCTCCATCTACTTCTTCTTCGGTATATGCACTATCCAAAATTGCCAACATTGTTCTCTCCATCCCAAAAGAAGGCTCTACCACATGTGGAATAAACTGGTTTTTATTATCTGCAGGATCTATATATTCCAAACTCTGTCCAGAAGCTTCCTGATGTCTTTTTAGGTCAAAGTCAGTTCTATAAGCCAATCCCCAAAGTTCTTTTCTGCCAAAAGGAAAATCAAATTCTAAATCAACAGTCCGCTTGGAATAATGTGCCAAATCTTCTCCCACAACTTCCAAATCGTGAACTCTCTCCATATCGATTCCAACCTCTTTTCCCCAATTTTTCATAACAGAAAGCCAATTCTCAAAAACTTCTTCCCAATCTTTTTCTTCTATAAAATACTCAATTTCCATCTGCTCAAACTCAAAAGTTCTAAAAATAAAATTCCCAGTTGTAATCTCATTTCTAAAAGCTTTTCCAATTTGTGCCACACCAAACGGAAGTTTTTTGCGACTTGTTTGTGCAATATTTTTGAAATTCACAAAAATAGACTGAGCTGTTTCTGGACGAAGATAAACACTTGAACCCTCTCCTTCTACAGCGCCAATTGAAGTCTGAAACATTGTGTTGAATTTTTTCACTTCTGTAAGTTCATTCCCTTCTGGACTTTTTATACCTTTTTCTTTTATAAGTTTATTCAATTCCTCCATTGACAATTCAGACACAGATTCACCCAAAACTTCTTCTAGTAGATGGTCTGCTCTATATCTTTTGTGGGTTTCCTTGTCTTCTACAAGAAAATCTACAAAACCTTCCACATGCCCTGCAGCTTCCAAAACTTTGGAATTCAAAATAATTCCACTATCCATTCCAACCATATCACCTCTTTCTTCTACAATTTTTTTCCACCAAAAATCTTTAATGTTTTTTTTCATTTGTGAGCCAAGCGGACCAAAATCCCAACTATTTGCAAGTCCTCCATAAATATCTGAACCTGCAAAAATAAAACCACGTCGTTTGCAAAGTGAAATTATTTTATTCATTTTATCTTCCATAGAATTTTTTTGTATCTTTATATAGCAGAAATATCTTGCTCTTTCTTTTCACTTATATTTTTTATTTTTTCATTGAAATGTTTTACCATTATGTCAAGATCTTCATTATTTTGATATCTTTCATCCTCAGAAATTTCTTTATTTTTTTCTGCATTATCTACTATTCCTCTTATATCCTCTCTTATTTTACGGACAGTTATTCGAGCATTTTCAGATTTACTGTGCAAAACTTTTATAAGCTCTTGTCTTCTTTCTGTGGATAAGTCTGGCAAAATAATACGAACAACATTTCCATCGTTTACAGGATTTATACCTGTAGACGAATTCCGGATAGCCAAATCTATACTCTGCAAAATAGACTTATCCCACGGACTCACAATAATTGTTTTTGCATCTTGAACCGTAATAGATGCAACACTTTTTAATGCTTGTTTTGTTCCATAAGCCTCAACCATTACATCTTCGACCAAAGATGGTGTTACTCTTCCAGTTCGTAAATTCGATATATCATTTCTAAAAAACTCAATTGATTTTTCAAACTCTACCTTATGCGGACTTACATAATCAGACATATTTTATTCATTATTATTATCTACTCACTATAGTTAAAAAAAGTATGTTTTGTCAAGGTAATCCTTAATAAATATAATATTTAACAAAGATTGACAACTATTTTTTAGGTGGAATTGTA from Candidatus Magasanikbacteria bacterium includes the following:
- the rpmG gene encoding 50S ribosomal protein L33 codes for the protein MSQDNMIKMECKECKRINYYSRKNKKTLKERLEIKKHCKFCKVHTLHKETK
- the alr gene encoding alanine racemase, with protein sequence MIEIIRKLKKPKYKPFNKIQIIKKNILDNFEYLQSLSKSARIIPVLKSNAYGHGLKEMCKILDYTKAKIIAVDSFPEAQIVYKFSKKKVLIIGETPIDVYKYCNFKRTEFCVYNLKTFKHLTSLNKKIKIHLFLNSGMNREGIQNLELFLENIEQDFKKVEITGICSHLASADEESKLNKNQENKFIKNIELLKSKGINPKYIHLGNSAGTFILKNKLFTAFRVGISMYGYNVFSQKHKEFEKGEKLKPALRLTSKITSIQKIEKGAGVSYNEKFEAKKNTTIAVIPFGYYEGLDRRLSNKAGFLIKSSDGNFYAKIAGQVCMNLTSLDCGNNNVKIGDEVEIISPNKNAKNSIQNLAKQMDTIPYEVLVKLHGNIRREII
- a CDS encoding tetratricopeptide repeat protein; the protein is MLNLIPFLLVLLSLAVIIVIVIRKFPQLSLLDVGRLPKVQEERKKNEFLRRRVREKIEKNKKAKSNGKDFFTKKMKNIQFKFRKYVGEVERIVDEQKVKIKKPETPEKKKQKKEDVKKILQEAKDLISAGSYDMAEQKFIFVISLESNNKDAFAGLGEVYLKQKQFKEAEETYKFLLQLDPQNDLAWMKLAQVNEEMNELEEAVENLQKAVLINDALASRFAKLADLLVRIDQSASALEAIKHAVFLEAKNPKYLDKLVETSIMVGDKKEAKTAYDKLRLANPENSKLTSFKSQISELR
- the tpiA gene encoding triose-phosphate isomerase, coding for MKYFFANWKMYLDLKQSLAFAEDISNLEFDNSKVGVSVFPNQITLCEVSEKLKGGGIYFGTQNVDWENSGAYSGATSVHMFKEIGCDFALVGHSERREVFGETNEDVRRKVEACLGGGIIPVLCIGETKEEKDSGKRNEILMEQLRSALEGLDKSNTKIMVAYEPIWAIGTGEACEPLEAKEVHLWIKEEYKKYFSNKDVEILYGGSVDAQNVLSYLSIDSISGVLVGSASTKIESFSAILKIVENL
- a CDS encoding insulinase family protein, whose protein sequence is MYEFQKLKNGVKVCYVPLEHTKSVTVLVMYAVGSRDESEKLSGASHFIEHLMFKGTKKRKNTLILTREIDRLGAEYNAFTSKEYTGYYIKSDSSYIQKSLDILSDMLFDSLFLAREMEREKKVIVEEIKMYNDNPMMNIDTVFENVLYKNALGRDIAGTVENVLSFKRDDVLKFKDKFYQPKNMTIVVAGNLDDNIKKYISEYFEVRQNNKIRKVKMELGVFGSTKKVDRLVVQEKDTSQAQIMLGFPAFSRQDKDGKTLSVLNSILGGSMSSRLFMQIRERRGLAYMVRSGQEKFKDTGYSFVRVGLDSKNINKTIKIVEKELENIKTKGVSVRELKDVKTRFKGSMSLSMEDSSAVASWFAHQIMFMDEIKTPDQVVEEIRGVSLSDVKRVANKIFKPSKMRLAVIGKINKKEIIF
- a CDS encoding glycine--tRNA ligase, giving the protein MEDKMNKIISLCKRRGFIFAGSDIYGGLANSWDFGPLGSQMKKNIKDFWWKKIVEERGDMVGMDSGIILNSKVLEAAGHVEGFVDFLVEDKETHKRYRADHLLEEVLGESVSELSMEELNKLIKEKGIKSPEGNELTEVKKFNTMFQTSIGAVEGEGSSVYLRPETAQSIFVNFKNIAQTSRKKLPFGVAQIGKAFRNEITTGNFIFRTFEFEQMEIEYFIEEKDWEEVFENWLSVMKNWGKEVGIDMERVHDLEVVGEDLAHYSKRTVDLEFDFPFGRKELWGLAYRTDFDLKRHQEASGQSLEYIDPADNKNQFIPHVVEPSFGMERTMLAILDSAYTEEEVDGETRVVMKFAKQIAPYEIAVLPLMKKEPLGGKAKEVFEKLLKNYRVEYDETGSIGKRYRRQDEIGTPYCITVDFDTVEKGTLTVRDRDTMKQDIVKIEELEDYLKDNLNK
- the frr gene encoding ribosome recycling factor produces the protein MSDYVSPHKVEFEKSIEFFRNDISNLRTGRVTPSLVEDVMVEAYGTKQALKSVASITVQDAKTIIVSPWDKSILQSIDLAIRNSSTGINPVNDGNVVRIILPDLSTERRQELIKVLHSKSENARITVRKIREDIRGIVDNAEKNKEISEDERYQNNEDLDIMVKHFNEKIKNISEKKEQDISAI